A genomic segment from Meiothermus cerbereus DSM 11376 encodes:
- the uraD gene encoding 2-oxo-4-hydroxy-4-carboxy-5-ureidoimidazoline decarboxylase, which translates to MNLAAINHLSREAFVEQLGWVFEHSPWVAEKAWEHRPWASLEALHHSLVQAVQEAPKEARLALIRAHPDLGSRARMAQASVAEQKGAGLDALTPAEFERIQTLNRAYTDRFGFPFILAVRGKSKAEVFKAMEERLPNPPELEFETALEEIYKIARFRLADLLGQD; encoded by the coding sequence ATGAACCTTGCAGCGATTAACCACCTTTCCAGGGAGGCTTTTGTTGAGCAACTGGGCTGGGTCTTTGAACACTCTCCCTGGGTGGCCGAAAAAGCCTGGGAACACCGCCCCTGGGCCAGCCTCGAGGCCCTGCACCACTCGCTGGTGCAGGCAGTGCAAGAAGCCCCCAAGGAGGCCCGGCTGGCCCTGATCCGGGCCCACCCCGACCTGGGCAGCCGCGCCCGCATGGCCCAGGCCTCGGTCGCGGAGCAAAAGGGCGCCGGCCTCGACGCCCTTACGCCCGCCGAGTTCGAGCGCATCCAGACCCTAAACCGGGCCTATACCGACAGGTTTGGCTTCCCCTTCATTCTGGCGGTGCGGGGCAAAAGCAAAGCCGAGGTCTTTAAGGCTATGGAGGAAAGGCTCCCCAACCCCCCCGAGCTCGAGTTCGAGACCGCCCTGGAGGAGATTTACAAGATCGCACGCTTTCGCCTTGCCGACCTGCTGGGCCAAGATTAG
- a CDS encoding urate hydroxylase PuuD: protein MNPLDQDRLRIVKWPWILAILALFAVALALTLAGGWQAHAREWLNLIVRWLHIIYGIAWIGASFYFIFLENALERQGVRAELSGNLWAIHGGGIYYLEKYKTAPKELPRYLHWFKWDAYLTWVTGFLLLVIVYYADPRTILLAPGSTLPGWAAILVAVGSLIAGWLIYVGLSSTQLLYRPALFLLVGGVLVTLAAYLLGQVFSGRGTFMHIGAMLGTIMAANVFFVIIPSQKKLVRAAQNGKTLDPDFVAWVQLRSRHNNYLTLPVLFTMIAHHFPMTYSGGAHWLILILLFGAGVAVRHFINVTEKEHHTTLVEGGAMPYLLVLAAALLLGAFYLTAPRQSPEALKEPPVAFAEVQDIIVQHCQMCHAARPTQPGFASAPGGVMLDTPEHIVAQAQKIKQVAVDTQYMPLLVPGVPAMTPEQRARLGAWVAQGAPGP from the coding sequence ATGAACCCCCTCGACCAAGACCGCCTCCGCATCGTCAAATGGCCCTGGATTTTAGCCATCCTGGCCCTATTTGCTGTGGCTTTAGCCCTCACCCTGGCGGGCGGCTGGCAGGCCCACGCCCGCGAATGGCTCAACCTGATCGTGCGCTGGCTGCACATTATCTACGGCATCGCCTGGATTGGGGCCAGCTTCTACTTCATCTTCTTAGAGAACGCCCTCGAGCGCCAGGGCGTGCGGGCCGAGCTCTCCGGCAACCTCTGGGCCATCCACGGCGGGGGCATCTACTACCTGGAAAAATACAAAACCGCCCCCAAAGAGCTACCCAGATACCTGCACTGGTTCAAGTGGGACGCCTACCTGACCTGGGTCACGGGGTTCTTGCTGCTCGTCATCGTCTACTACGCCGACCCCAGAACCATTCTGCTGGCCCCCGGCAGCACCCTGCCGGGCTGGGCCGCCATTTTAGTAGCGGTAGGAAGCCTCATCGCAGGCTGGCTGATTTATGTAGGACTGTCCAGCACCCAGCTCTTATACCGCCCTGCGCTGTTTCTGCTGGTGGGGGGGGTGCTGGTTACGCTGGCGGCTTACCTGCTGGGGCAGGTCTTTAGCGGGCGCGGCACCTTCATGCACATTGGGGCCATGCTGGGGACCATCATGGCGGCCAACGTCTTTTTCGTGATTATCCCCTCGCAAAAGAAGCTGGTGCGGGCCGCGCAGAACGGCAAAACCCTCGACCCCGATTTTGTGGCCTGGGTGCAGCTTCGCTCGCGCCACAACAACTACCTCACCCTGCCGGTGCTCTTCACCATGATCGCCCACCACTTCCCCATGACCTACAGCGGCGGGGCCCACTGGCTCATCCTGATTCTGCTCTTTGGGGCCGGAGTAGCGGTGCGGCACTTTATCAACGTGACCGAAAAAGAGCACCACACAACCCTGGTAGAAGGCGGGGCCATGCCCTATCTGCTGGTGCTGGCGGCGGCCTTGCTGCTGGGAGCTTTCTACCTGACCGCGCCCCGCCAGAGCCCAGAAGCGCTCAAAGAGCCCCCGGTGGCTTTTGCCGAGGTGCAGGACATTATCGTGCAGCACTGCCAGATGTGCCACGCCGCCCGCCCCACCCAGCCCGGCTTCGCCTCGGCGCCGGGCGGGGTGATGCTGGACACCCCCGAGCATATTGTGGCGCAGGCGCAGAAGATCAAGCAGGTTGCGGTGGACACCCAGTACATGCCCCTGCTGGTGCCGGGGGTTCCGGCCATGACCCCCGAGCAGCGGGCCAGGCTGGGGGCCTGGGTAGCCCAGGGCGCACCGGGGCCGTAG
- the uraH gene encoding hydroxyisourate hydrolase, with amino-acid sequence MARLSTHVLDTAHGRPAAGLDLELYRIGPAGERTFITAASTNADGRTDQPLLAGETIAVGLYELVFHVAAYFKAQGVPLPDPPFLDEVPIRFGIADEKGHYHVPLLLSPYGYSTYRGS; translated from the coding sequence ATGGCTCGGCTTTCGACCCACGTTCTGGATACCGCCCACGGGCGCCCGGCGGCGGGGCTCGACCTCGAGCTCTACCGCATCGGCCCTGCAGGTGAGCGCACCTTCATCACCGCCGCCAGCACCAACGCCGATGGCCGCACCGACCAGCCCCTGCTCGCAGGCGAAACCATCGCGGTGGGCCTTTACGAGTTGGTCTTCCACGTGGCCGCCTACTTCAAAGCCCAGGGGGTGCCCCTGCCCGACCCGCCTTTTCTGGACGAGGTGCCCATCCGCTTCGGCATCGCCGACGAAAAGGGGCATTACCACGTGCCGCTGCTCCTCTCACCCTACGGCTACAGCACCTACCGGGGTAGCTAG
- a CDS encoding allantoate amidohydrolase — protein sequence MSCDQGSTLPDPTMSLSDVNFSKLALEALERCRVLARFSEEPGRLTRTFLSPPMRAVHESLTGWMRELGMAVRTDAVGNLIGHYPGHSPDAPLFLLGSHVDTVRDAGRYDGLLGVTLSLALVKALEGRRLPFAIEVIAFSEEEGVRFGMPFLGSKAVTGQFTPELLKLQDAQGQTVEEAIRAFGLEPAHIPQAAYNPAQVKGFLEFHIEQGPVLEALGYPLGLVEGIVGQSRLEVAFRGQAGHAGTTPMHLRKDALAGAAEWMVLVEREAREEQGLVATVGMITALPGAANVIPGEVQMSLDVRHPYDEVRSLAVANLVTRAQQVAQRRGLELDYRTLYEQAAVPCDPELNERLALSAQAQGYPVHRMVSGAGHDAMIMSALCPSTLLFLRSPGGLSHHPEESVWPQDAEAALRVGLDFLHRLAAEA from the coding sequence GTGAGCTGCGACCAAGGCTCCACCTTACCCGACCCGACCATGAGTCTTTCCGACGTAAACTTCTCCAAACTGGCCCTAGAAGCCCTCGAGCGCTGCCGTGTGCTGGCGCGTTTCTCGGAAGAGCCGGGCCGCCTGACCCGCACCTTTCTCTCACCCCCCATGCGGGCCGTACACGAATCCCTGACCGGCTGGATGAGGGAGCTGGGCATGGCGGTACGCACCGATGCAGTGGGCAACCTGATTGGGCACTACCCCGGCCACTCCCCCGATGCCCCGCTGTTTCTGCTGGGCTCGCACGTGGACACCGTGCGCGATGCGGGCCGCTACGACGGCCTTCTGGGGGTCACGCTGTCGCTGGCTTTGGTGAAGGCCTTGGAAGGCCGAAGATTGCCTTTTGCCATTGAGGTGATTGCCTTCTCGGAGGAGGAGGGCGTGCGCTTTGGGATGCCTTTTCTGGGCAGCAAAGCGGTAACCGGTCAGTTTACGCCCGAGCTGCTGAAGCTGCAAGATGCCCAGGGGCAGACCGTAGAGGAAGCCATTCGGGCCTTTGGCCTCGAGCCCGCCCATATACCGCAGGCCGCCTACAACCCGGCTCAGGTTAAGGGCTTTTTGGAGTTTCACATCGAGCAGGGGCCGGTGCTGGAGGCCCTGGGGTATCCGCTGGGCCTGGTGGAGGGCATCGTGGGGCAGAGTCGGCTCGAGGTGGCCTTCCGCGGCCAGGCCGGCCACGCCGGCACCACCCCCATGCACCTGCGCAAAGATGCCCTGGCCGGGGCTGCCGAATGGATGGTTCTGGTTGAACGCGAAGCCCGCGAGGAGCAAGGCCTGGTGGCCACGGTGGGCATGATTACGGCCCTGCCGGGGGCGGCCAATGTGATTCCGGGGGAGGTGCAGATGAGCCTGGATGTGCGCCACCCCTACGACGAGGTGCGCAGCCTGGCGGTAGCCAACCTGGTGACCCGGGCCCAGCAGGTGGCCCAGCGCCGGGGGCTCGAGCTCGATTACCGCACCCTATACGAGCAGGCTGCGGTTCCCTGCGACCCTGAGCTGAACGAGCGGCTGGCCCTGTCGGCCCAGGCCCAGGGCTACCCGGTGCACCGGATGGTCTCGGGGGCCGGCCACGACGCCATGATTATGAGCGCGCTGTGCCCCTCCACCCTGCTGTTTCTGCGAAGTCCGGGCGGCCTTTCGCACCACCCGGAAGAGTCGGTCTGGCCCCAGGACGCAGAAGCCGCCCTGCGGGTGGGGCTGGATTTCTTGCACCGGCTAGCCGCCGAGGCTTGA
- a CDS encoding allantoinase: protein MLELIVRGGKLVIPEGVRQADLGISGRQIVQVAPEIAEPARQEINASGLYVFPGLIDVHVHFNEPGQAHWEGIASGSAALAAGGGTAFFDMPLNSLPCTLDGPSFDQKLSAMQAHSHTDFALWGGLTPNNLQHMPDLAERGVIGFKAFMCNSGLPQFPACDDATLYVGMRLAAQLGLPVAVHAESEALTAYLAQQKRQQGQTTWRDYLDSRPVYTELEAIQRALLFARETGCRLHIVHISSGAGVVMAAEARAKGVDVSLETCPHYLAFTAEDLERLGALGKCAPPFRSELQRTLLWVQVLQGQVDIIGSDHSPSPPEMKQGHDFFSLWGGIAGVQSTLGVLLSEGWRQRGLALERLAALLAANPAKRFGLAQKGRLAEGYDADFALVDLGQTYTLRQEDLYYRHPISPYLGRTFVGVVQETWLRGQRVYAGGKIEKPRGVRLLKGTIPFGTEP from the coding sequence ATGCTCGAGCTAATTGTGCGTGGTGGAAAGCTGGTAATCCCGGAAGGGGTGCGGCAGGCCGATCTGGGCATCTCGGGGAGGCAGATCGTGCAGGTGGCCCCGGAGATTGCCGAACCGGCCCGGCAGGAGATCAATGCCTCGGGCTTGTACGTTTTTCCGGGCCTGATTGACGTGCACGTGCACTTCAACGAGCCGGGACAGGCCCACTGGGAGGGCATCGCCTCGGGCAGCGCGGCCCTGGCAGCAGGCGGCGGCACGGCCTTCTTCGATATGCCCCTCAACTCGTTGCCCTGCACCCTGGATGGCCCCTCCTTCGACCAGAAGCTCTCGGCCATGCAGGCCCACTCCCACACCGATTTTGCGCTATGGGGTGGCCTGACCCCAAACAACCTGCAGCATATGCCCGATCTGGCCGAACGCGGCGTAATCGGTTTCAAGGCCTTCATGTGCAACTCCGGCCTGCCCCAGTTTCCCGCCTGCGACGACGCCACTTTGTATGTGGGCATGCGCCTGGCCGCCCAGCTTGGGCTGCCGGTGGCGGTACACGCCGAGTCGGAAGCCCTGACTGCCTACCTGGCCCAGCAGAAGCGCCAGCAGGGCCAGACCACCTGGCGCGACTACCTGGACTCGAGGCCGGTCTACACCGAGCTCGAGGCCATCCAGCGGGCCTTGCTGTTTGCCCGCGAGACCGGCTGCCGGCTGCACATCGTACATATCAGTTCGGGCGCTGGGGTGGTCATGGCCGCCGAGGCCAGGGCCAAGGGGGTGGACGTGAGCCTCGAGACCTGCCCCCACTACCTGGCCTTTACCGCAGAAGACCTGGAGCGGCTGGGAGCGCTGGGCAAGTGCGCCCCGCCCTTCCGCTCCGAGCTGCAACGAACTCTGTTGTGGGTGCAGGTGCTGCAAGGGCAGGTAGATATCATTGGCTCCGACCACTCCCCCAGCCCACCCGAGATGAAGCAGGGCCATGACTTCTTCAGCCTGTGGGGCGGCATCGCGGGGGTGCAGTCTACCCTGGGGGTGCTGCTGAGCGAGGGTTGGCGCCAGCGCGGCCTGGCCTTAGAGCGGCTGGCCGCCCTGCTGGCAGCCAACCCCGCCAAGCGCTTTGGCCTGGCCCAGAAAGGCCGCCTGGCCGAAGGCTACGATGCCGACTTCGCCCTGGTAGACCTGGGCCAAACCTACACCTTGAGACAGGAAGACCTGTACTACCGTCACCCCATCTCCCCCTATCTGGGCCGTACCTTTGTTGGGGTGGTGCAGGAGACCTGGTTGCGTGGGCAGCGGGTGTATGCCGGGGGTAAGATAGAAAAGCCCCGTGGGGTTCGTTTACTCAAGGGGACGATCCCCTTCGGGACAGAGCCCTGA
- the allE gene encoding (S)-ureidoglycine aminohydrolase, whose translation MSLTGFTRTRVTPDHALLTPDTFVRSSLPGWSQAACIVHISPEMGARFMMYTVEMQSGSTGQMSLLDIQRFAYVLEGEVALEVGGARHTLWANNYVYLPANTPHHFAAASGCRMVVFDKPYQALAGMDVPQVVLGHEPDTPSSPLMGDEALQVRLLLPDNFSFDMAVNTMTFAPGAHLSLVETHVMEHGLLFLQGGGVYRLGDHWYTVQAGDVIWMASYCPQWFGALGKTPSKYLIYKDVNRHSLELLS comes from the coding sequence ATGAGTCTGACCGGTTTTACCCGAACCCGCGTAACCCCCGACCACGCCCTCTTGACCCCCGATACCTTTGTGCGCTCGAGCCTGCCCGGCTGGAGCCAGGCTGCCTGCATCGTGCATATCTCCCCCGAGATGGGGGCCCGCTTCATGATGTACACCGTAGAGATGCAGTCCGGCAGTACCGGCCAGATGAGCCTGCTGGACATCCAGCGCTTTGCCTATGTGCTCGAGGGCGAAGTGGCGCTCGAGGTAGGGGGAGCCCGGCATACCCTATGGGCCAACAACTACGTGTACCTGCCTGCCAACACCCCACACCATTTTGCAGCGGCATCCGGCTGCCGGATGGTGGTTTTCGACAAACCCTACCAGGCCTTGGCCGGCATGGACGTACCCCAGGTGGTGCTCGGACACGAACCAGATACCCCCAGTAGCCCGCTGATGGGCGATGAAGCCCTGCAGGTGCGCCTGCTCCTGCCCGACAATTTCTCCTTCGATATGGCCGTTAATACCATGACCTTTGCTCCCGGAGCCCACCTCTCCCTGGTAGAAACCCATGTCATGGAGCATGGCCTGTTGTTTTTGCAAGGCGGCGGGGTATACCGCCTGGGTGACCACTGGTACACCGTGCAGGCTGGCGATGTGATCTGGATGGCCTCCTACTGCCCGCAGTGGTTTGGGGCGCTGGGCAAAACACCCAGCAAGTACCTGATTTACAAAGACGTCAACCGGCACTCGCTCGAGCTGCTCTCCTGA
- a CDS encoding M20 family metallo-hydrolase yields the protein MIVRPLVDQERIIRELEALAEFSDTPKPAITRILFTKPDLEARAYLKSLCEEAGLSLREDGLGNIFARWEGSAPDLPAVGTGSHFDAIPYAGMYDGTVGVLGGLEAIRSLQRSGFKPYRSIELLIFTAEEPTRFGVGCLGSRALAGVLSPDSLRQLKDQEGRSLEEVRWEAGYMGRLEDVQLPQGYYSAFVELHIEQGPLLEQERVPLGIVTAIAAPAALRVNLEGEGGHAGTVLMPDRRDALCAAAEIILGVEAFAKNSGSINTVATTGFCEVYPNAVNSVPSRVKLEIDIRDVDQSRRDQVIRNVIQGVEQVCTRREIKYSVDIINVDPPAKAGSEVLKALVASCGEAGVKFKLMVSRAYHDSLFMARIAPTAMLFIPCRGGVSHRPDEYASPEDIARGTYVLALTLAKLSLAEDKTVSKEDPVLLDD from the coding sequence ATGATTGTCCGACCCCTGGTAGACCAAGAACGCATTATCCGCGAACTCGAGGCCCTGGCGGAGTTTTCCGACACCCCCAAGCCAGCCATTACCCGCATTCTCTTTACCAAGCCCGACCTCGAGGCCCGCGCTTACCTCAAGAGCTTGTGTGAAGAGGCTGGATTAAGCCTACGCGAAGATGGGCTGGGCAACATCTTTGCCCGCTGGGAGGGTTCCGCCCCTGATCTACCGGCTGTTGGCACGGGCTCCCACTTCGACGCCATCCCCTACGCCGGCATGTACGACGGCACCGTGGGCGTGCTGGGGGGTCTGGAGGCCATCCGTTCACTCCAGCGCAGTGGTTTTAAGCCCTACCGCTCCATCGAACTGCTCATCTTCACCGCCGAAGAGCCCACCCGTTTTGGCGTGGGTTGCCTGGGAAGCCGGGCCCTGGCCGGGGTTTTGAGCCCCGACTCGCTGCGCCAGCTTAAGGATCAGGAAGGGCGCAGCCTGGAGGAAGTCCGCTGGGAAGCCGGTTATATGGGCCGCCTGGAGGATGTGCAGCTTCCCCAGGGCTACTACTCGGCTTTCGTGGAACTGCACATCGAGCAAGGCCCCTTGCTCGAGCAAGAACGGGTGCCCCTGGGCATCGTCACGGCCATCGCGGCTCCGGCTGCCCTGCGGGTAAACCTGGAAGGTGAGGGCGGGCATGCCGGAACCGTGCTGATGCCCGACCGCCGCGATGCGCTGTGCGCCGCTGCCGAAATTATCCTGGGCGTGGAAGCCTTTGCCAAAAACAGTGGCAGCATCAATACCGTAGCCACCACCGGCTTTTGTGAGGTCTATCCCAACGCGGTCAATAGCGTGCCCAGCCGGGTCAAGCTCGAGATAGACATTCGCGATGTTGACCAGTCTCGCCGGGATCAGGTGATTCGCAACGTGATTCAGGGAGTGGAGCAGGTCTGCACCCGGCGCGAAATAAAATACAGCGTAGACATCATCAACGTAGACCCCCCGGCCAAAGCGGGCTCTGAAGTGCTAAAAGCGCTGGTGGCCTCTTGTGGCGAGGCCGGGGTCAAGTTCAAGCTGATGGTGAGCCGGGCCTACCACGACTCTTTATTCATGGCCCGGATTGCCCCTACCGCCATGCTCTTTATCCCCTGCCGGGGAGGGGTTAGCCACCGTCCGGACGAGTACGCCTCCCCCGAGGATATCGCCAGAGGCACCTACGTGCTGGCCCTGACGCTGGCCAAGCTCTCGCTGGCCGAAGATAAAACAGTCTCCAAGGAAGACCCGGTTCTACTGGATGACTAG
- the rplT gene encoding 50S ribosomal protein L20 translates to MPRAKTGVVRRRKHKAILKRAKGFYALRSKSVRKARETLLSGAMRSFNDRRKRKGDMRRLWIVRINAAARQHGLSYSVFMHGLKKAGIELDRKILADIAVRQPEAFAELVSKARA, encoded by the coding sequence ATGCCACGCGCAAAGACCGGTGTAGTTCGTCGCCGCAAACACAAAGCAATTCTTAAACGAGCCAAGGGCTTCTATGCGCTGCGCTCGAAGAGCGTTCGTAAGGCCCGCGAAACCCTGCTTAGCGGCGCCATGCGTTCCTTCAACGACCGCCGCAAGCGCAAGGGCGATATGCGCCGCTTGTGGATTGTGCGTATCAACGCTGCCGCTCGCCAGCATGGCCTGAGCTACAGCGTGTTCATGCACGGCCTCAAGAAAGCCGGAATCGAACTCGACCGCAAGATTCTGGCCGATATCGCTGTGCGCCAGCCCGAGGCCTTCGCCGAGCTGGTCAGCAAAGCCAGGGCGTAG
- the rpmI gene encoding 50S ribosomal protein L35, translating to MAKMKTHKGAKSRVKITATGKVVGKKPGKRHLNWHKSGKSRRQKGRDFTFAKGEERRVHQLMPYDV from the coding sequence ATGGCCAAGATGAAGACCCATAAGGGCGCCAAAAGCCGTGTCAAGATTACGGCTACAGGCAAAGTGGTAGGCAAAAAGCCGGGAAAGCGCCACCTCAACTGGCACAAGTCGGGCAAGAGCCGTCGTCAGAAAGGGCGTGACTTTACCTTTGCCAAAGGTGAAGAGCGCCGTGTCCACCAGCTGATGCCCTACGACGTATAA
- a CDS encoding cupin domain-containing protein: MNVFPEWFKAFKQVEIWPGMDMAVLSGHKGQVGFAQVAEETLVPEHAHQGQWGVVLEGEVVFVMGGETKVFRKGDYYHIPAGVPHSAKLAAGTAFIDVWENERFPASRLK, from the coding sequence ATGAACGTCTTTCCCGAGTGGTTTAAGGCCTTCAAACAGGTTGAAATCTGGCCCGGTATGGACATGGCGGTGCTGTCCGGCCATAAGGGTCAGGTGGGGTTTGCCCAGGTAGCCGAGGAAACCTTGGTGCCCGAACACGCCCACCAGGGCCAGTGGGGGGTGGTGCTCGAGGGTGAGGTGGTGTTCGTGATGGGGGGCGAGACCAAGGTGTTTCGCAAAGGCGACTACTACCACATTCCTGCGGGCGTTCCGCACAGCGCGAAGCTGGCCGCCGGAACGGCCTTTATTGACGTGTGGGAAAACGAGCGCTTTCCGGCCAGCCGGCTCAAATAG
- a CDS encoding enoyl-CoA hydratase-related protein, which yields MYENILVETHGQVGLVRLNRPKQLNALNTATLGELAQAIGAFEQDGGIGAMVITGNERVFAAGADIAEFQQTSLAELMRGLRADQYEVLRKVRKPLIAAVSGYAYGGGCELAMLCDLIVASDTARFAQPEINLGIIPGGGGTQRLTRQVGKYLAMEVILAGRVLSAWEALQHGLVNRVVPVELYLEEALELAQTIAERAPLAARLAKDAINRAQDMSLEHGLGLERSNFLIAFGSEDKQEGTTAFLEKRKPQWKGR from the coding sequence ATGTACGAGAACATTCTGGTCGAAACCCACGGGCAGGTAGGGCTGGTTCGGCTCAACCGACCCAAGCAGCTCAACGCCCTCAACACCGCCACCCTGGGCGAGCTGGCCCAGGCCATCGGCGCATTTGAGCAAGACGGGGGCATCGGGGCCATGGTCATCACCGGCAACGAGCGGGTTTTTGCCGCCGGGGCCGACATTGCCGAGTTTCAACAAACCAGCCTGGCCGAGCTTATGCGGGGCCTGCGCGCCGACCAGTACGAGGTTTTGCGTAAGGTTCGCAAGCCCCTAATAGCGGCGGTGTCGGGGTATGCGTATGGGGGGGGTTGCGAGCTGGCCATGCTTTGCGACCTGATTGTGGCTTCCGATACGGCCCGGTTTGCCCAGCCCGAGATCAACCTGGGCATCATTCCGGGCGGCGGGGGAACCCAGCGCCTAACGCGGCAGGTGGGCAAGTACCTGGCCATGGAGGTAATTCTGGCCGGACGGGTGCTTTCGGCCTGGGAGGCCCTGCAACACGGACTGGTGAACCGGGTGGTTCCGGTAGAGCTTTACCTGGAAGAAGCCCTCGAGCTCGCCCAAACCATCGCCGAACGGGCCCCCTTAGCGGCACGGCTGGCTAAGGATGCCATCAACCGGGCCCAGGATATGAGCCTGGAGCATGGGCTGGGCCTCGAGCGAAGCAACTTCCTGATTGCCTTTGGCAGCGAGGATAAACAAGAAGGCACCACCGCTTTTCTGGAAAAACGCAAGCCCCAGTGGAAAGGGCGTTAA
- a CDS encoding enoyl-CoA hydratase-related protein: MDVLLREVKDGILTLTMNRPEAINALTTEMLRELGQAIKEASAPEVRVVVLQGAGRGFCSGQDLREFEGQRISYKNHLRNYRSVVEGLAGLEKPVIAAIHGAAAGAGLSLALACDLRIASADAVLTTGFSKIGLIPDAGMNYHLPRMVGYARAFELEVLSGRIKAEEALGLGLVNKVVAVESFAEEVARLASELAQGPTKTYGLIKRALRRSASASLEEMLEYEALLQEVAGRSEDHQEGVRAFYEKRSPRFQGK, encoded by the coding sequence ATGGACGTACTTCTACGCGAGGTCAAAGACGGCATCCTGACCCTCACCATGAATCGGCCCGAGGCCATCAACGCCCTGACCACCGAGATGCTGCGAGAGCTGGGCCAGGCCATCAAAGAGGCCAGCGCACCGGAGGTACGGGTGGTGGTGCTGCAGGGTGCGGGCCGTGGCTTTTGTTCCGGCCAGGATTTGCGTGAGTTTGAAGGGCAGCGCATCTCCTACAAAAACCACCTACGCAACTACCGCTCGGTGGTGGAAGGCCTGGCCGGTCTGGAAAAACCGGTGATTGCCGCGATTCATGGGGCGGCGGCGGGCGCGGGTTTGTCGCTGGCCCTGGCCTGTGACCTGCGCATCGCTTCTGCCGACGCAGTGCTGACCACCGGCTTCAGCAAAATTGGCCTGATTCCCGATGCAGGCATGAACTATCACCTGCCGCGCATGGTGGGGTACGCCAGGGCCTTCGAGCTGGAGGTGCTCTCCGGTCGAATAAAAGCCGAGGAGGCCCTGGGCCTGGGTCTGGTAAACAAGGTGGTAGCGGTAGAGAGCTTTGCCGAAGAGGTGGCCCGCCTGGCCAGCGAACTGGCCCAGGGCCCCACCAAAACCTACGGCCTGATCAAACGGGCTTTGCGGCGTAGCGCCAGTGCCAGCCTGGAGGAGATGCTCGAGTACGAGGCGTTGCTGCAAGAAGTGGCAGGACGCAGCGAGGACCACCAGGAGGGCGTGCGGGCTTTTTACGAGAAGCGCTCCCCGCGCTTTCAGGGAAAGTAG
- the ruvA gene encoding Holliday junction branch migration protein RuvA translates to MVRYLRGTVLKKGPSSAVLLVGGLGLEVGCPASTLAQLTEGQEAALHTRLIVREDDLSLFGFAEERSLELFELLLSVSGVGPRVALNLLSSQTPALLARALAEGDLRLLTAAQGVGKKLAERIALELRGKVPVHLLGEGGSLVRTSHTEEAELALITLGFREGQVKSAVAEIAQKNPEATTQELIKLALKALR, encoded by the coding sequence GTGGTTCGTTATTTGAGAGGAACAGTACTCAAAAAAGGCCCCAGCAGCGCAGTCTTGCTGGTGGGGGGCCTCGGCCTCGAGGTCGGCTGCCCAGCTTCCACCCTGGCCCAGCTTACCGAGGGCCAGGAAGCCGCCCTGCACACCCGGCTGATCGTGCGCGAGGACGATCTGTCGCTTTTTGGTTTTGCCGAAGAACGCAGCCTCGAGCTTTTCGAGCTTCTGCTCTCGGTGTCCGGGGTGGGGCCCAGGGTGGCCCTCAACCTGCTTTCCTCCCAGACCCCCGCCCTGCTGGCTCGAGCCCTGGCCGAGGGCGACCTGCGCCTGCTCACCGCAGCCCAGGGCGTGGGCAAAAAACTGGCCGAGCGGATTGCCCTCGAGCTGCGCGGCAAGGTTCCGGTCCACCTGCTGGGCGAGGGGGGGAGCCTGGTTCGCACCAGCCACACCGAGGAGGCCGAGCTAGCCCTCATCACCCTGGGCTTCCGGGAAGGCCAGGTAAAAAGCGCAGTGGCCGAAATTGCCCAGAAAAACCCCGAGGCCACCACCCAGGAGCTCATCAAACTGGCGCTGAAGGCTCTGCGGTAA